A single Glycine soja cultivar W05 chromosome 14, ASM419377v2, whole genome shotgun sequence DNA region contains:
- the LOC114383304 gene encoding uncharacterized protein LOC114383304: protein MRQFGYTQTIPAPLVDSWVSYDDIHDRWMHYSYHMVPAGEVCVVPGQCASDYMDWFFRISHLFMTPGQPSDPLLDGHAPQPRVATQAPETDIPHVPEAGAPLTSARPAVEEPRHAVFAMGLLRGWSAI from the exons ATGCGGCAGTTTGGATACACCCAGACCATTCCTGCTCCGCTTGTCGATTCATGGGTGTCGTATGATGATATACACGACAGGTGGATGCACTATTCGTATCATATGGTTCCAGCAGGTGAGGTGTGCGTTGTGCCAGGTCAGTGTGCCAGCGACTACATGGACTGGTTCTTCCGCATCTCACATCTTTTCATGACACCAGGCCAGCCATCAGATCCTCTACTAGATGGTCATGCTCCGCAGCCCCGAGTTGCCACTCAGGCCCCAGAGACAGATATCCCTCACGTGCCGGAGGCAGGAGCACCGTTGACATCTGCGAGGCCCGCTGTGGAGGAGcctagacatgcagtg TTTGCCATGGGATTGCTGAGAGGTTGGAGCGCCATCTGA